Within Agarivorans litoreus, the genomic segment ATCCCCGCTCTTACAAGTTGCTTAGGAATAATCGCCAGTAGCCAATGCACCACTGCTACTAATACCGAGGCGATGCCGAGGTGTTTGTGCAAACGGTAGGATTTGTCTAAGCCCTTGGTCAGCAACTCAATAAAGGGCAAGCGTAAGGCCAAAAGCATGGTAATACTCATTAAGCCCACTGCTAACATGCCGCTGTACTGAATGAGCGCCGAACGCCATTGAAAAAAGTTATCTGAAGAAAACAGATTGGGTTCTGCTTGTAGCCATAATCCAGTAATGGCGGCTAAGAGCAGTATTATAGTTGCAGTTGTTTTACGCATGATTCGGCCTTACTCATCCTTTGCTAACAAGTATAAAAAGGCCAGTCTTTAGTTAGGTAAAGCTAGGGTAAAGAAGTGTAAAGTCGCTGTTTGCATAGACGTGAAAAATGCAAAACAAGCTAGATGAATAACCTAGGGTGTTCATCTAGCTTGGGTGTTTAATAGGCTAAAACCCTTCCAACACAATTTTTCCTTTAGCCTTTTGCGACTCAATAAAGGCGTGAGCTTGTTTGAGGTTGTCGGCATTTATCTGGCCAAAGTGTTCACCTAAGGTACTTTTTATCTTCCCTTGATCAATGAGGGTAGCCACTTCGCTGAGTAACTCATGCTGTTTAATCATGTCTTCGGTTTGGAACATTGAGCGGGTATACATAAACTCCCAATGCAGCGAAATACTCTTACGTTTAAGCAGTTTTACATCTAACTCAGCTGGGTCATCAATTAAACCAAATTTTCCTTGTGGCTTAATCACTTTGACAATCTCGGCCATGTGTTGGTCGGTATTGTTTAAACTCACTACGTAGTCGATGTTGTTTTGCTCGGCTAACTCTTCACTTAAAGGATTGCGGTGATTAATGATTTGGTCGGCCCCCAATTCTTTTAACCAAGTCTGGGTTTCTGGTCGAGAGGCAGTGGCAATAACTTTAAGCTTGGTGAGCTGTTTAACCAACTGAACCATTATCGAGCCTACGCCGCCAGCAGCGCCAATAATCAAAATAGACTTTGGCTCAGTTTTACTCACTTGCAAGCGGTCGAATAGCATTTCCCAAGCGGTTAGCGCCGTAAGAGGCAAGGCGGCCGCATGTGCTGCTGGAATGCTAGTGGGTGCTAAGCTAACTATGCGTTCATCTACCAGTTGGTATTCGGCATTGCTGCCAGCGCGAGTTAAATCACCGGCATACCAGACTTTGTCACCTACTTTGAAAAGCTGGGCTTGGTCGCCAATTTGCTCCACGGTGCCTACCGCATCCCAGCCGATTACTTTCCATTGGCCTTGCTCGGCGGAGACATTGGCGCGAATTTTAGTATCAACAGGGTTTACCGAGATGGCTTCAACTTTTATTAATAAGTCTTTAGCACTGGCACTAGGCTTTGGCAGTTCAATATCTTGTAGTGATAAGTTCTCACTAATTGCTAGTGCTTGTTGGTAGGCTACAGCTTTCATTGGTGGCTCCATTAGGGCGAAAATCCAGATAACTCAGTGTAGTAGAGTTTGGTTGTAGGAAAAACACAGCTGCGATTAAATCACTTTCAATTTATTTTTGATAATCAGTGAGAGAAGATAACCAGCACTTAATTTGGGTTTTGGCTAGCTTACATCAAGTTATGCTTTCTAATAGCGTACTAAACTGTCGGTTATTTGAGCTAAGCCCAGCTTGTTTATGTAGATTTTACAAAGAGTTATTTATGGAACACAATTGGCGCTTATGTGCAGCGCGCTTAAGCCGTTTTCCCACGCCAGTGGCAGGGCTTGCATTAGGGATAGCGAGCCTAGGCTTTGTCATTGAGTCTAGTTATAGCACCGAGGGCTTCGTTCAAGGGCTTTCCGCGCTGCTTGCAAGTATGCTGTTGGGCTTGCTGCTGCTAAGGTTTGTGTTGCACCCTAAAACGCTTATTCAAGATTTATCACACCCTGTTGTGGGCAGCGTTGCTCCTACTTTTGCTATGGCATTAATGCTAGTAAGCAATGCCGTTGCGCGTTATTTGCACCCTTTTGCTGGTAGTGTTCTTTGGCTATTGGCCATTGTTATCCATTTGGCTTTTTTAGCGGCCTTTTGTTACCACCGCAGCCGTCAATTTAATTGGACTGACATGGGGCCAAGCTGGTTTGTGCCGCCTGTGGGGATTATTGTGGCCGCACTTGCTTACCTTGGTCCGGTGCATGGCGTTTTATATTGGCTGGCGGTCGCTTGTTTATGGTTTGGTATGGCATGTTTTGCGATTATGTTACCGATGATGTTTTATCGGTTTATTTTCAAAGACAACATTGAGCAAGGCGCGCAGCCCACTATTGCCATTCTTGCCGCGCCTGCCAGTTTATCGATGGCCGGTTATTTGACTATTGAGCCTTCTCCATCAGCCTTGATAGTGTTGAGCTTGTTTGGCATTTCGCTATTGATGACCTTTACCGTTTACCTGTCTTTTTTCAAATTATTGCGCTTACCTTTCTCTCCAGGCTATGCGGCATTTACCTTTCCTATGGTAATTGGCGCTAGCTGCATGTTTAAAACCGCAGACTTATTGAGTAGATGGGGAGTAAACGCTAGCTTGGTTGAAGAAGTGTTATGGTTGGCGCGTTTTGAGCTATTAATGGCAAGCCTAGTTGTCGCTTACGTTAGCTTCAGGTTTATCTACTTCTTTGTATTTACGCGGCGCCATCAGCAGCTTTAGCGTTAAGCAAATCTAAACTCTTGCTCTAGGTTAAATTGCGCTAAAGAAGTAGCGGGCAGCTAGCTGGATCAGTTGTTCGTTGGTGTCTGCTTCTAGCCCGTGCAAGGCGCGCTGTGGCCGTTGGCTGTTTAGCCATTGGTATTCGCCACCTATAAACCAGTTTTTGTTTAACCTATATTGGTAGGCGAAGGTAAGGCCTTTGCCGCGCTCGTTATTGTCATCTAAGGGGGTGTTGTCGCGGTCGATGTTTTCAAAGGCTTCTGCCCGCAGGCTCACTCGGTGCTTCTTTTTAAAGTTGCGGGTGAGCATGGCAAAACCGTTGGCAAAGTCCATCTTTACAGCATCTTGGCGATCGAGCGATTGCATCAAGGTGGAGCCGTTCATGTATTGCCACAATAGCTGCCACTGCTTGTTTATCCGCCATTTTCCACCTAAGTGAGCAAAGCGGGTTCGCCACGCGTAGTCTCCACCATCAATTAAGTAAGGTTTAGCCAGGTTATCGTAGTATCCCACTCTAAACAGGGTATGGCGTCTGATGCTCCAGTCCAAGTTAGTATAAAAGCCGGGGCGATGATCTATTTCTTTAAATGGGTTCGAACGGCGGGTTTGATCGGCTAATGCGGGTTGCAATGGTTCGGGGAATGGGCGAGTTTCCCCCCA encodes:
- a CDS encoding TDT family transporter — encoded protein: MEHNWRLCAARLSRFPTPVAGLALGIASLGFVIESSYSTEGFVQGLSALLASMLLGLLLLRFVLHPKTLIQDLSHPVVGSVAPTFAMALMLVSNAVARYLHPFAGSVLWLLAIVIHLAFLAAFCYHRSRQFNWTDMGPSWFVPPVGIIVAALAYLGPVHGVLYWLAVACLWFGMACFAIMLPMMFYRFIFKDNIEQGAQPTIAILAAPASLSMAGYLTIEPSPSALIVLSLFGISLLMTFTVYLSFFKLLRLPFSPGYAAFTFPMVIGASCMFKTADLLSRWGVNASLVEEVLWLARFELLMASLVVAYVSFRFIYFFVFTRRHQQL
- a CDS encoding zinc-binding alcohol dehydrogenase family protein yields the protein MKAVAYQQALAISENLSLQDIELPKPSASAKDLLIKVEAISVNPVDTKIRANVSAEQGQWKVIGWDAVGTVEQIGDQAQLFKVGDKVWYAGDLTRAGSNAEYQLVDERIVSLAPTSIPAAHAAALPLTALTAWEMLFDRLQVSKTEPKSILIIGAAGGVGSIMVQLVKQLTKLKVIATASRPETQTWLKELGADQIINHRNPLSEELAEQNNIDYVVSLNNTDQHMAEIVKVIKPQGKFGLIDDPAELDVKLLKRKSISLHWEFMYTRSMFQTEDMIKQHELLSEVATLIDQGKIKSTLGEHFGQINADNLKQAHAFIESQKAKGKIVLEGF